A stretch of the Arachis stenosperma cultivar V10309 chromosome 6, arast.V10309.gnm1.PFL2, whole genome shotgun sequence genome encodes the following:
- the LOC130934334 gene encoding uncharacterized protein LOC130934334, whose protein sequence is MKRSIPETFWGLTTEDKDAKQFLKDVEKFFAKNEKVEASSLLSKLVSMGYKSKGNIREYIMKMSHLASKLKALKLELSEDLLVHFILISLPAHFMQFKVSYNTLKDTWSLNELISHCVQEEERLQQDKTESDRIVSSSQYKRKRDITVDAPSQQK, encoded by the coding sequence ATGAAGCGCTCAATTCCTGAGACATTTTGGGGCTTAACTACTGAGGATAAAGATGCCAAACAGTTCCTAAAAGATGTTGAAAAATTCTTTGCTAAGAATGAAAAGGTGGAGGCAAGTAGCCTTTTGAGCAAACTTGTCTCCATGGGGTATAAAAGTAAAGGGAACATAAGGGAGTACATTATGAAAATGTCTCATCTTGCTTCTAAATTGAAAGCACTAAAGTTAGAGTTGTCTGAAGATTTACTTGTGCATTTCATTTTGATCTCTCTTCCTGCACACTTTATGCAATTCAAAGTGAGTTATAACACTCTGAAGGACACTTGGTCCTTAAATGAGCTTATATCTCATTGTgtgcaagaagaagagaggTTGCAGCAAGATAAGACTGAAAGTGATCGCATAGTTTCATCTTCTCAGTATAAAAGAAAGCGTGATATTACTGTGGATGCACCTTCTCAGCAAAAATAG